TCCTGGCCACACCGGGGAAATCGTCAGCTCTCGTCGAGAGCGGTAGTTCAGTCGAAGCTCACCCGAAGTGAGCGGTATCCGGGGACCACGTGATCGTGGTCAGTCCGTTCCGTTCGATTCACGAGGTTTTCCCTCGCCACGGGACTCGGACAGCAACATCGCCTGCCGCTCGCCAGCGGTTTTGCCTCCGAAGACGCCGATCGGGGCGTGCCGGGTCAACCGGTTCCGCTCCCAATCCAGTTGCTCGCTCAGGCATTCCGCCGTTACCGGGCACCTCGCGCAGATGCTCTTGGCACGTGCCGAGGTGTTCTTGCCGCCGTCGAACAGCGCCGGATCCTCGTCCCGGCACGCGGCTAGCTCGTGCCAGGCCGTGAACTCTCCGGTGGCCGTGTGAACGGATCCGAACGACGTCGCTGTGGCCGCTCTGCCCATCAGCATGTTCGATCACCTCACGCGGCGGGTTTCTCGTCGGCCGCCGGCTTCTCGCTCGCGGCGGTGGACTTGCCCGTGGCACCGGGCTTCTGAGCACCACTGGGAGCGGCTGCCTGGCGAGGTGCGGTTATGTCCCTGGCCCGCACCGTGTAGCCCAGGTACTTGAACTTGTCGCCCATCACGCGCGGTTCGACGGTCATGCCCGTGAACTCCACCGGTCGAACGGACAGCCCGGGGACCACCTGCACCGACTCCGGCGGGACCGGCTGCACCTCGGACAGCACGACCACCGTCACCGAGGCATCGCGTTCCTTCTCCGCGCTCGGGTCGGAAACCAGTACCTTCCACCGCAGCAGGCCCGTGTGCTCGTCCTTGCGCTGGTTGGCCTTCTTGCCCCGGGCCGCGTCCTCGTTCGAGACGAACTCCATGTCGGGAATGACCTCGCCCTGCATCAACGCGCCCTGCGGGAAAACCTGGTCGAACTCCACGTCGAAGCGAGTGCCGCGCTCGATCGTCATCGGTTGTTCCTCTCCTCGGTTCGGTGCTTGCCGCACCCTGTTTACACGTAAAGCTTAGCTAGCTGTGTCTATACAGTGCAACCAGATAAGTTACTCCATCCCAGTGACAGTTGGCTTAGCTAGCTGTTGCGATAGAGTCCAGGCATGGGATTGGACCCGGCAGACACCCGACCCGCCTACCGACAGGTCGCCGACCAGCTGAGTCGGCGGATCGCCTCCGGCGAGCTCGCGCCGGGTGACCAGCTCCCATCCCTCTCCGCCCTGACCAGCGAGTACGGCATATCAGCGGTCACCGCACGCGCGGCGATCAAGGAGCTGAGCAACGCCGGTCTGGTGATCGTTCGGCAGGGGCAGGGAGCGTTCGTGCTCGAAGGCGCGGGTTCCAGGACCGAAGCCAGCGTCGACGAGCTGGCCGAGCTGATTCACCGGGTCAATGACGCCGTGGAAGACCTCAGTTCTCGTGTGCGGGCGCTTGAGGCCCGTCTTCCCGGCGATCAGCCGGAAGGCGACGCTCAAGCACGGCGACGCGATCGCTGAGGTCGGTCACCCGGTCCAGGATCGTGCTCGCCAGTTGACGCAGTTCCGCCAGGTCGGAAGCGGCGGTCGTCCGTGCGTTTCCCATGTTGCTCCCGTTCCTAGGTGGTCGGCGGGGCGGAACGGGGAAGCCGCCCCGCCGACCTTCGGCCAGTCCGGATCGCTTCGGGGCAGGACCGGCCGGGCCTTCAGGTGTGCATCAAGGGCGGTGAGCGGACCGAATCAGCCGCTCACGTCCACGTGATCGAGTTCGGATACCGCTGTGTCCACGGTTTCCTTGAGTCGCAGCAGGTTGGTGCGGCTCATCGTGAGCACGATCGGGGTTCGCGCGCCGATGTAGAGATCGGCGAGGTTGAACCGAGGCCACGTCTCACCAATCAACGAGGTGCGATCGACGATCAGCAGCCGCTTGGCGCGGTCCAGCGGGAACGCCACACCTTCGAGCTGCTGCTTGGCGGCGGGACGGATCTGTTCGCTCATGCCTGTTCCTCCGGTGAGCCGTAGCCGTGCGCGCGGGAGTCCTCGCGGAGCCTGTGAGCACCACCGGTCTGCTGTTCGCACCACTGCGCGAAATCCAGTGCGGCACCGGCCAGGCTCCGGGCGAACCGAGCAGCGTCGCCGGGGCCACCCATGCGTCCGGGAACCTGCACGGACAGGGTTCCGGACGGACCGCCCGCCACGAGCTGACGGACCCCCGGCATCGGCTCGACGACTTCGGCACCGTCGCCGGGGTCCGGCTGCACGATGTAGTACGTACCCACAGGTTCGTCCTTTCTCACCAGCCCCACCTTTTGGGGCGCTGATTCAAGGAGAACCCGGAATCGGCGGACCTACCCGGACAAACTGTCCGGGGCCGACATCAATCCCTACTGGACGTGCTTTGACCAGGCGTTACGGAACCGACCGCATCGAGGATCCTCGCCCAGGGAAGGTCCTTGCCAGCAGGTGCGCCGCGCGGTTCGTGCAGCGGCCAGTACTCGTCGCCGGTCAGCAGGTGCACGCCCGCACGCTCCAAGGCGGAGATGTGGGAGTCCCAGGCGGGTTGCCGGGCGTGCGCGGCGTTGATCCTCGGGAACACCACGATCGGCACGGACTGAGTACCGATCGCTTCGCACACGGTTGTCAGTGCCTGGTTGTCGGCCAGCCCGAGCGCGAGCTTGGCGACCGTGTTCGCGCTCGCGGGGCAGACGAGGAAGCAGTCGATCGGCGGGTGCGGACTGGCCTCACGCGGCATCCTCGGAGCCACCCGGCACGGCAGCCCCGTCGCGGCATCGATCCGTTCCCGCTCCCCGGTGTCCTCCAGCCACGTTCCTGCCGTGGGTGTGAGTGTGACCGCCACCTGCCACCCGCGCGCGATCGCGGGTTCGACCAGGGAAGTTCGGATGTTCTCCAGTCCACCGGCCGCGGACCCGATCAGGCCGAGCGTGTGCGTACTCATCGCACCGCCCGGCAGCGTTCGGCGAGTCCCAGCAGCGGGGAAGACTTCGATCCGTTGGTCACCGGGGCACGACGGTACATGGTGCGCACGACTTCGCGCACCATCGAGCTGTGCGTGACCAGTTGGGGTGCCTTGGACTCGGCGTCGAGCAGCACGCGGGTGGCGTCGTCGTCGCGCGCCAGCATGCTCAACGCGCGTGCGAGGTCGATCGAGTGCGTGACCTGACGTTCGACCGGCAGGTGCGTGGGATGCACGGATTCGCCCCGTTCAACCACGTTGGACACGTCGCCGAGGTCGAGCGAGGCGGACAGCCGGTGCAGTTCGACGTTGGCCGGTCCGAAGCCGGTTTGCCAGTAGTTCGCGTCGACACCGAGCCGTCGCGCGGCCGTGTCGGCCTGGCCGAGCAGTTCGCGGGTGGTTTGACGGTCCTGCCGACGAGCGGCGGCGACCGCCGTGCGCAGGAACAGCATCCCGTACAGGCTCAGGGCTTCCGGTTCCGCCTCCCGGACCTGTGGAGTGAGCCACCGGGCCGCTGTTTCGCCGAGACTCAAGGCGTCGTCGAAGCGTCCCACCGCGAGCAGGGCGTGGGTGCCCGCGCGGGAGGCGGAGGCGAGCACGAGCGGGTCCTCGGAGCGATCGGCGGCCTGCATGGCCCGTTCAGCGGCGATCCAGGAGAGGTCGGACTCACCGACCTTGCTCAGCGTGGTGGCCGCCAGGTGGTGAACCCGAGCCGAGACGGCGTGTGCGCGGCGGTAGTAGGAGGGATGCCCGGAGGAGGTGCGTTCGAGCTGTTGCGCTGATTTCAGCAGGCCGGGAAGCACGCCGACGACGTGACCGACGCTGCCGTTCTGGTACTGGTGCCAGGCTTCCTCGGCGACGCGCGCGACCGGTTCGGGATCGACGTATTCCGGTTGCATCGCACCGCCGAACAGCGTGCGCGAGAGCCGTTCCGGCGACATGAGCGCGTCACGAATGGCGGGAACGTCGTCGTTGTCCTCGTCGTCCTCGAACAGGACCGGCTCGCCCATCAGGTCGTTGAGCGTGACGCGAAGCTGCCGAGCGAGTTCGACGAGCACGTCAATCCGGTTGACCTGCCGATCGCCCCGCTCGACCTTGCTCACCCAGTCCTCGGACTTACCCATCAGCCCGGCAAGCACCGCCTGCGACAGCCCACGCCGACGCCGGTAGAACGACACCCGCTCACCGACGCTCAGCTCTTCGCCTGCACCACGCACATGGTTAGTATAGCAATCATGACCACTGTATAGTCCGAGATCACACATTACGTAACAAATAAAAATCACTTCAAATTTATCAAGGTTCCCATAACAGATTGTCGGCACGCACACATGAACGACTCAGCAACGCCGAAGATAGACGAACAATTTTTCCTTTTTATCGGAAGCACCGAGACCCCCGAAGCCACAAGCAAACTAAAGACAGTGGGTACCCGATACAAGAGAAAAAGACTCGACTCGGGACCCGACAACTGGGACAAAATTAACCTTCTACTCGAATCCCCATTCCTCAAAGGCGCCATTATCAAACTAAGCGCCCGAACATGGGAGATGTTCACCTCCGAGATGCATGCAAAACAAATCGCAAGATTACTCGGAAATCTTGAACATACGCCGCATGTAGTTTTTGCCCACGACTCCATTCTTAAACAAACAACCCCCAAAAGCCACACAGAAAAAGAACCCGAATTTGACGAAGACTTCATATTTTTATTTGACCATGATCCAATTGACCCTCCCTCCGAAGCCGACATAGAACATGTGCGCAACCTTTTTAATAACTACGAGATTAACCTGATTCCATATAACACAAACGCAGAGCTTGGAACATTCGCAAGACGGTTCGTTGACGATAATGACAAACATCTGCTTTTCCGTGTTTATATACCTAGCGGAAAAATGTGGTCCAGTGAGGCCGACAAGCTCCTAAATCTATTCCGCGACTGGATTTCGCGAATCAAAAGGAAAAGCATACGACAGGATGGGTACGCTACATCAAACGGCGAAGTCTATGAGTTCTTCAGCGACGACCGCAATGAATTGAACTCCCTTTCAGGCGAACTAAGTGAATTTTCGGACTTTCTTGACCTATGCATCAAGGATCCTGCTGCCGCCAGTACCATACTAGAGGGGAACCACATAGATCCCACAAAGAGCTCTCAGATTATTGAAAAATACGCAAAAGAAGCGCGGCGAATCGAGGTTGATCTTCGGCAAGCACGAGAAACCAAACTTTTGAGCATAAGGCACCGCCTCGAGTCGGAATTTATTAACTCCGATCAAGATCTAAACGAAGCTCTAGATATGGCTAACTCTATGGTTCCTTCTAGAGCATCCATCAGGGACAGCAGTGTGATTAGCCACACTCTTCCGGCGCAAAACACTTCATCGCCTAACAACGTTACTATCAATCAAATATTCGGATCAGTTCAGCACTTAGTTTCAGGTGAGCTAAATGGCACTACAAACTACGGCACCCAGGCCAACGAATTGCTCGAACTCATAGATAAACTGTCACCCTCCAACAAGCCGGAACTTGAAACAGCAGTACATGAAATCGAGGATCAAGATGCGAGCGACGAAGACAGGAGAACGGCAGGAAACAAAATAAAAGGATTTCTATTCTTAGCCAAAGACCGAATTACAGAGATAGCTTATTCCACTCTTCAAGCTTACATTGAAAGCAAGCTTGGCATTTAACCAAACTACCAATAATACCCAATCAAAAAGTCAAAAACCCGAAGCCAGAATATTGATCAAAGCCAGGTATCAGCTAACGATTGGAAGATTCCTTGAAACAAGGGATTCCTGCTCCTAGGCCAGACATATCAAAGCGAAACAACACCGGAATTCCCTATTGTATTAAATCGGCACTGTTGCCAGATAGTTGACTCTGAGTAAATTAGAAAGATCGATAAAGGAGCAGATCCACACATTAACTCATCTCCACTATATCTGCCTAGGTTCGTATCGCGACTCACAATACTCAAATATCATGATCGGACCGCTGAGTAAGCTACGGTCAAGCTCGGATGGTCACCGGTCAGATCATATGTACTGTCAGGTGCTCCCAAAGTCAGATAGAACAGCCCTCAACGGGGTTGCCGAATTACGCTCTACGGAATCAAGGCGCGCCGCCTGCGGCGGCGCGCTCCGGACGGCTTGGCATGGCGCTTGCGCGTGCGGCCTGGCGGCCGTTCGCGCGCCAGCCAGCCGCCCGGAGACGGCGGAGGAGAAGCGCGGCGTTCGAGAGGCAACGGCGTGCTGTCAGCCGTTGCCTCGTAATCCGTCCGCGTCGATCGCCGTGTCTGCCGCAGCCGTGTACCGCTGAGCCCGGCGATCGCTGCCGCGCCTGTGGACATCGGGGCTCGTTGACCGAGCCGCGCTGACCACAGTCTTGCCACCAAGCCTGAAACGGCTTCTCATGTCGGTCGGCCCTCATATGCTCCCAAGCATGAGCGACACTTCCACCACGCCAGACCAACCCGACGAGGCCGTTCAACTCTATTCCAGCGGGAACGCACCGGAACACCTGAAGACACAGCGCCAGCTCGCAGCAGAGCACGAGAAGGTGCCCGGCGGACCTGTCCGAGGAGTCTTGCTCGTGGGAGGCGGGACTCCGTTGTTCGACGTCAACGAAGCTGTAGAAGCAGGCAAAGCCACGTAGCTGCCCGGGCCACACGCGGGCCATTAAGGGCGGTCAACCACGGTCAATGACGGTCACCACTGGCCACCTTGCGCCGCAGGTCAGGAGTCGTGCGCGGAGACGAGTATCGGATTCCCAAGCTGAGAACGCGGGTTCGATCCCCGTCACCCGCTCCAACGGTGAAGGCCCAGGCCAGGAACTTCCGGGTTCCGCCTGGGCCTTCACCGTGTCGGGGCGTTCAACGGGGTCAACAACATGGGGCGCCCCATTACCTTCCTGATGCTGTATCCATGCTCAACACGCGTCAGCCTCTCTGTGCTGTCGGCCCGCTCGCGCTGTGTGCGATCCGCGCTCAGGGCGCGTGCAGCCGCCCTTCGGACAACGTATTGCTCGTTCAGGAGCGGGGTGGCCACGTGCTGAAATCATCCTGGCGACTCGCGTCCATCTTAAGGTGG
This portion of the Actinopolyspora lacussalsi genome encodes:
- a CDS encoding hypothetical protein (product_source=Hypo-rule applied); this encodes MSEQIRPAAKQQLEGVAFPLDRAKRLLIVDRTSLIGETWPRFNLADLYIGARTPIVLTMSRTNLLRLKETVDTAVSELDHVDVSG
- a CDS encoding hypothetical protein (product_source=Hypo-rule applied), coding for MRKDEPVGTYYIVQPDPGDGAEVVEPMPGVRQLVAGGPSGTLSVQVPGRMGGPGDAARFARSLAGAALDFAQWCEQQTGGAHRLREDSRAHGYGSPEEQA
- a CDS encoding hypothetical protein (product_source=Hypo-rule applied; cath_funfam=3.40.630.30; smart=SM01150), yielding MGNARTTAASDLAELRQLASTILDRVTDLSDRVAVLERRLPADRREDGPQAPAHEN
- a CDS encoding WhiB family redox-sensing transcriptional regulator (product_source=KO:K18955; ko=KO:K18955; pfam=PF02467) encodes the protein MLMGRAATATSFGSVHTATGEFTAWHELAACRDEDPALFDGGKNTSARAKSICARCPVTAECLSEQLDWERNRLTRHAPIGVFGGKTAGERQAMLLSESRGEGKPRESNGTD
- a CDS encoding hypothetical protein (product_source=Hypo-rule applied; cath_funfam=3.40.50.1950; pfam=PF02441; superfamily=52507) gives rise to the protein MSTHTLGLIGSAAGGLENIRTSLVEPAIARGWQVAVTLTPTAGTWLEDTGERERIDAATGLPCRVAPRMPREASPHPPIDCFLVCPASANTVAKLALGLADNQALTTVCEAIGTQSVPIVVFPRINAAHARQPAWDSHISALERAGVHLLTGDEYWPLHEPRGAPAGKDLPWARILDAVGSVTPGQSTSSRD
- a CDS encoding hypothetical protein (product_source=Hypo-rule applied; superfamily=47661) produces the protein MNDSATPKIDEQFFLFIGSTETPEATSKLKTVGTRYKRKRLDSGPDNWDKINLLLESPFLKGAIIKLSARTWEMFTSEMHAKQIARLLGNLEHTPHVVFAHDSILKQTTPKSHTEKEPEFDEDFIFLFDHDPIDPPSEADIEHVRNLFNNYEINLIPYNTNAELGTFARRFVDDNDKHLLFRVYIPSGKMWSSEADKLLNLFRDWISRIKRKSIRQDGYATSNGEVYEFFSDDRNELNSLSGELSEFSDFLDLCIKDPAAASTILEGNHIDPTKSSQIIEKYAKEARRIEVDLRQARETKLLSIRHRLESEFINSDQDLNEALDMANSMVPSRASIRDSSVISHTLPAQNTSSPNNVTINQIFGSVQHLVSGELNGTTNYGTQANELLELIDKLSPSNKPELETAVHEIEDQDASDEDRRTAGNKIKGFLFLAKDRITEIAYSTLQAYIESKLGI
- a CDS encoding hypothetical protein (product_source=Hypo-rule applied), whose protein sequence is MTIERGTRFDVEFDQVFPQGALMQGEVIPDMEFVSNEDAARGKKANQRKDEHTGLLRWKVLVSDPSAEKERDASVTVVVLSEVQPVPPESVQVVPGLSVRPVEFTGMTVEPRVMGDKFKYLGYTVRARDITAPRQAAAPSGAQKPGATGKSTAASEKPAADEKPAA
- a CDS encoding GntR family transcriptional regulator (product_source=KO:K03710; cath_funfam=1.10.10.10; cog=COG2188; ko=KO:K03710; pfam=PF00392; smart=SM00345; superfamily=46785), translating into MGLDPADTRPAYRQVADQLSRRIASGELAPGDQLPSLSALTSEYGISAVTARAAIKELSNAGLVIVRQGQGAFVLEGAGSRTEASVDELAELIHRVNDAVEDLSSRVRALEARLPGDQPEGDAQARRRDR
- a CDS encoding transcriptional regulator with XRE-family HTH domain (product_source=COG1396; cath_funfam=1.10.260.40; cog=COG1396; pfam=PF13560; smart=SM00530; superfamily=47413,48452) produces the protein MRGAGEELSVGERVSFYRRRRGLSQAVLAGLMGKSEDWVSKVERGDRQVNRIDVLVELARQLRVTLNDLMGEPVLFEDDEDNDDVPAIRDALMSPERLSRTLFGGAMQPEYVDPEPVARVAEEAWHQYQNGSVGHVVGVLPGLLKSAQQLERTSSGHPSYYRRAHAVSARVHHLAATTLSKVGESDLSWIAAERAMQAADRSEDPLVLASASRAGTHALLAVGRFDDALSLGETAARWLTPQVREAEPEALSLYGMLFLRTAVAAARRQDRQTTRELLGQADTAARRLGVDANYWQTGFGPANVELHRLSASLDLGDVSNVVERGESVHPTHLPVERQVTHSIDLARALSMLARDDDATRVLLDAESKAPQLVTHSSMVREVVRTMYRRAPVTNGSKSSPLLGLAERCRAVR